The genomic region ATATGGATGCATCTAATGCTTTGATCCCAATTTTTATGATTGCCAAATGATGTACCGTATGCTCTATATTGTAAATAAGCTCTCTTTTTACGGTGGTTGCCACTTCTTCATTTGGCAAAGAAGTATCTGCTGCGTAACTCAGCTGCAGTATTAATGCCTTTTCTTCATCCAACGTTTCAATTCTGTCTATTACGGAGTTCAATACCAAAAGGCAATAGTCAAGGTCAGACTCCAGTTTTTTCTCTCTTTTTCGGTTGTCGTAATTAAGTGTATCTTCTGAAATTGCCAACAATAAGCATTCATAAAATTCCAGCACATGCCTTACATGCATCCCGATGGAAGATTGATTTAGAATAGGAATGGGTTCTTTAAACTGATCGCGAGAAAGTTTTAGTAAAATTTCGTTTAAAAATTGTAGGTTACGAATGGCAGTTTCACGAATCATCTTAAAGAATAGTTTTTAACCGAGAAACAAGCTCTCAGGTTTCCTTACTCGTTAAATTTACTAAAAAAAGGAAGCCTGCTCGTATGGGCAGGCCTCCTTTTTATCAACATGAGTTGTGAATAATGCTATTCTGACTCTTCTTCTTTTGTGTTTTCTTCTTTTTCCTCAGGGGCTTCGAAATCTGTAATACCTTTTTCCAACAGCAAATTATACCATTGAATCACTTTTTTAATATCACTTAGGTACACTTTATCTTCATCGTAATCTGGAAGAACTTCAAAGAAATATTCTTCCAATTTAATTTTAGACTCTTTGTGACTTACAGAAGTTTTACCTCCATTTTCTTTCTCCTTAATCTTTTTAAAAACCTCACGAAGCGGCACCTCTTCCGTCAACGTATAAATGGCAATTTCTGAAAGCAAGCTTACATTATTACGTAAACCCACACTAATTTTTTTCCCATCTATTAAAGATTCTGCTACAAATCCAGATCTGGTTTGTGCTTTTAATTCATAAAGTCCCGGTTTACCCGAAATGGCTAATATTTTATCTAAGCCCATAAACTATTATTTTTTTTGAGATCGCAAATATCATTGCTTTGGTTCTACTATCAAAACGTTTAACGTGCTTTTTTAGCATCTGGAAAACGCATTTTATAATCTACTCGTATTTTTCCTTTGGAAATATTGGCAAGCTTACCTTTAAGTAGTCGCTTTTTTAAACTGGAAAGCTTGTCGGTAAATAAGACACCTTCAATATGGTCGTATTCATGCTGAATTACCCGTGCCGCCAAACCACTAAAAGTTTCGGTGTGCTTTTTTAAATCGGCATCCAGGTATTCAATTTTTATATCGGCATTTCTGGTAATATCCTCACGGATGTCTGGAATACTCAAGCACCCTTCGTTGAAGGCCCATTCCTTTCCAGTTTCTTCCAATATAGTTGGGTTAATAAAAACTTTTTTGAAGCCTTTTAGCATCTCTCTTTCCTCGTTAGAAAGGTCTTCGTCTTCTGCGAAGGCAGAAGCATCGATAACAAAAAGACGCAATGGCAAGCCTACTTGCGGAGCGGCTAAACCCACTCCATAAGCATGATACATAGTCTCAAACATATTCGCGACAAGCTCATCCAATTTTGGATAATCTTCCGGAATATCCTTGGCTACTTTTCTCAAAACCGGATCACCGTAGGCTACAATTGGTAATATCATAATAATTATTAAAAATTGAGGTTGCAAAAATACAAACTAATTCTAATAATACTATGGAAAGTAGCAAAAGAAAATTTTAGGGATTACAAAACCAAAACCCGGCCCTACTTCACGATTACCTTCTTTGTTGTTTGAAAATTAGGGGCACTGACGTTTAAAATATACACACCAGTTCCCAAATCTTGCACACTAAAAGAGAAAGATGTACGTTCTGTTTCTATAACCTTTACCATTTTACCTGTAATATCGTAAAATGCCAAACGCTTTTTACCGATTTCGGTCATAGACACATTTAAATTGTCTCGCCTGTTTACAGGGTTAGGGTACACTTTTAAAGAATCGTCTGAAATGACATCGGGGGTATAGAGCATTAACATACGCTCCAAACTCCAAGAAGAATTTTCTGGACTGAAATGGTTCGTGGTCATAGATTTTGTGTGGGGCACAAAAGATTTTGAGTTGTCTCCCGTTGCCGAGTAAACAAACTGCATTAATAAGCATAAGATTAGGGTAATTCTCATTTCATTCACTTTAAGTTTTATGTTTATAAAAAAGTTCGTTAGCGTTTTAACTAACTATTAAACACAAAGTTAAAAAAAAATCTATACCAATCCCTTTTTCTTTGAGAATTTAATAAGGCTTTTAAAATTTTATTGAATAAATTTCGTTGGAAAGGGATAACTTATTGCTTTCCGTATAAATAAGATTGTAAGATTACCGTGGCACTCACTTCATCGAGCAACTCTTTATTTCTTCGTTGCTTTTTCTTTACCCCACTATCAATCATACTTTGAAAAGCAATTTTAGAAGTAAACCGCTCGTCTACCCTTTTTATGGGTATGGTTGGGATTTCAGCCGAAATTTTGTCGATAAATTTTAAAATTACGGTTTCTACGTCAGAGAATTCGTTGTTCATTCTTTTCGGCTGCCCGATAAGAATTAGTTCTACTTTTTCCTTGGCTGTATACTCTTTCAAAAAAGAAATAAGATCTCCTGTAGCCACCGTCGTTAAACCAGATGCTATTATTTGAAGCTCATCCGTTACCGCAATTCCTGTTCTTTTTTCACCAAAATCTATAGCTAGAATCCTACTCATACCCCTTTTTTTTACAAAAGTAACCTTTTTATACTCATACAGGGCTTCAATCTATTTTTCCTAACGAGAAGAAAAAAAATTTAAAACAAAATGTTATAAAATGTTATAGTTGTAAATATGATAGGCTGTTAAGTGCAACAATTTTATATTTGTAACAAAATATATTTTTAGATGAACGAGATACGTACAATCATAGA from Galbibacter sp. BG1 harbors:
- the def gene encoding peptide deformylase: MILPIVAYGDPVLRKVAKDIPEDYPKLDELVANMFETMYHAYGVGLAAPQVGLPLRLFVIDASAFAEDEDLSNEEREMLKGFKKVFINPTILEETGKEWAFNEGCLSIPDIREDITRNADIKIEYLDADLKKHTETFSGLAARVIQHEYDHIEGVLFTDKLSSLKKRLLKGKLANISKGKIRVDYKMRFPDAKKAR
- a CDS encoding T9SS type A sorting domain-containing protein — encoded protein: MRITLILCLLMQFVYSATGDNSKSFVPHTKSMTTNHFSPENSSWSLERMLMLYTPDVISDDSLKVYPNPVNRRDNLNVSMTEIGKKRLAFYDITGKMVKVIETERTSFSFSVQDLGTGVYILNVSAPNFQTTKKVIVK
- the ruvX gene encoding Holliday junction resolvase RuvX produces the protein MSRILAIDFGEKRTGIAVTDELQIIASGLTTVATGDLISFLKEYTAKEKVELILIGQPKRMNNEFSDVETVILKFIDKISAEIPTIPIKRVDERFTSKIAFQSMIDSGVKKKQRRNKELLDEVSATVILQSYLYGKQ
- a CDS encoding DUF5606 domain-containing protein; this translates as MGLDKILAISGKPGLYELKAQTRSGFVAESLIDGKKISVGLRNNVSLLSEIAIYTLTEEVPLREVFKKIKEKENGGKTSVSHKESKIKLEEYFFEVLPDYDEDKVYLSDIKKVIQWYNLLLEKGITDFEAPEEKEENTKEEESE